The proteins below come from a single Candida albicans SC5314 chromosome 7, complete sequence genomic window:
- a CDS encoding glucose-induced degradation complex subunit (Ortholog of S. cerevisiae Gid7, a GID complex protein; involved in proteasome-dependent catabolite inactivation of fructose-1,6-bisphosphatase; Hap43-repressed gene) has product MTLDELKLQLIVKSLHELGCDQLATELISQLRQTNSLDQQPGDELHNWILEQLRIRNYTELDDYFCSLLNDTNGLNEFVKIINYRGDNMDSIISILLYLIRRANYLDVIKLSDSLTDTERLTYVNNKLLPLLDCVDVGNNKIEDISSVIDVRILQQLSKEKESKLLMDSNHAIEQYLFQLPIDSIHSLNQFIFDKLFNGSIFNLLTTDSLANTPDLATIIQQAAKYQQSQSPFYLPPRTKQERKKAPLPLPSKRFHDNFNGNTTTLLHTLTYHKDEVWFVKFSPSGKFLVTGSLDGRLVLYDVLNNFQLIKVLEPTMAADNTAFSPISTRPTSSKNNKAVIYCCWDPKEQYIVSCCLDTVIRVWSVGDIHKRRITRSETNTITDYKLITCFTLAPDIKTWTCEFLPENRKLSGDLSGQSDSPQFIVGSPDKVLKIFDCNGIELFDFYGNIEDEDERENEQSNQNQDDHLALKPNLQQQQQPSLASSTSTSSQSHGQTTSTTAEEANKHDDISMKDTDESLPRVRTYKTSLESNFNRINDLVITNNGKILITLNDHQLHFYTVPDTLGEEATTRRICNIHFKGRLTSCSISHNGKYLLISSAPEELQVWDLSPLLVNESNRPILYRKYLGHTQSSYIVRSTLGYLNEDNDQEELVLTGSDHGYIYFWKFTTGQLITRIKGHVGLCNGVDWNRNGMVIKGKDYGKIWASVGDDKLVKIWGSK; this is encoded by the coding sequence ATGACACtcgatgaattgaaattgcaATTGATTGTTAAATCATTACATGAATTAGGTTGTGATCAACTAGCAACTGAATTAATATCTCAACTCAGACAGACTAATTCATTGGATCAACAACCTGGGGATGAATTACACAATTGGATTTTGGAACAACTACGAATAAGAAATTATACTGAATTAGATGATTATTTTTGTAGTTTGTTGAATGACACAAACGgtttaaatgaatttgtcaaaattatcaactaTCGAGGTGATAATATGGattcaattatatcaatattattgtATTTGATCAGAAGAGCAAATTATCTTGATGTGATTAAACTTCTGGATAGTTTAACTGACACCGAAAGGTTGACCTacgtcaacaacaaattgttaCCGTTATTAGACTGCGTTGACGTTGGCAATAATAAGATAGAAGACATCAGTAGCGTTATAGATGTACGAATCTTGCAACAATTgtcaaaagaaaaggaatCAAAATTGTTAATGGACAGTAATCATGCCATTGAGcaatatctttttcaattaccAATAGATAGTATTCATtcattgaatcaatttatatttgataaattgtttaatgGTTCCATTTTCAATCTTTTAACTACAGATTCATTAGCCAACACTCCTGACTTGGCAACTATTATTCAACAAGCAGCtaaatatcaacaatctCAGTCACCATTTTATTTACCACCAAGAACAAAACAAGAACGGAAAAAGGCCCCTTTACCACTTCCACTGAAACGATTTcatgataattttaatgGCAATACCACTACTTTATTGCACACCCTCACTTATCATAAAGACGAAGTTTGGTTTGTCAAATTCTCTCCATCAGGAAAATTTTTAGTTACTGGTTCATTAGATGGGAGATTGGTGTTGTATGAtgtattaaataatttccaGTTGATTAAAGTTTTGGAACCAACTATGGCGGCAGACAATACTGCCTTTAGTCCAATATCAACTAGACCCACTCTGAGCAAGAATAACAAAGCAGTTATTTATTGTTGCTGGGATCCTAAGGAACAGTATATTGtcagttgttgtttagATACGGTGATTCGTGTTTGGTCAGTTGGGGATATCcacaaaagaagaatcacTCGAAGTGAAACCAATACTATAActgattataaattaattacaTGTTTTACTTTGGCCCCAGATATTAAAACTTGGACTTGTGAATTTTTACCAGAAAATAGGAAACTATCCGGTGATTTAAGTGGACAATCAGATTCACCTCAATTCATTGTGGGGTCGCCTGATAAggttttgaaaatatttgattgtaatggtattgaattgtttgatttttatgGCAATATAGAGGATGAAGATGAACGTGAAAATGAACAGAGTAACCAGAACCAAGATGATCACCTTGCTTTGAAACCAAActtgcaacaacaacagcaaccaCTGCTTGCATCATCgacatcaacatcatccCAATCACATGGGCAGACTACTTCTACCACTGCCGAAGAAGCAAATAAACACGATGACATTTCAATGAAAGATACAGATGAATCATTACCCAGAGTCCGAACATATAAAACCAGCCTTGAAAGCAATTTCAATCGAATCAATGATTTAGTAATCACTAATAATGGCAAGATCTTAATCACTTTAAATGATCATCAATTACATTTTTATACTGTCCCTGACACTTTAGGCGAAGAAGCAACTACACGTCGTATCTGTAACATCCATTTCAAAGGACGTCTTACatcttgttcaatttctcATAAtggtaaatatttattaataagTTCTGCCCCAGAAGAATTACAAGTATGGGATTTGTCACCATTACTTGTCAATGAAAGTAATCGACCAATTTTGTATCGTAAATATCTTGGACATACTCAAAGTTCATATATTGTTCGATCAACATTGGGTTATTTgaatgaagataatgatcaagaagaattggTATTAACTGGAAGTGATCATGGatacatttatttttggaaGTTTACTACTGGTCAATTGATTACAAGAATCAAAGGACACGTAGGGTTATGTAATGGGGTTGATTGGAATAGAAATGGAATGGTTATTAAAGGTAAAGATTATGGGAAAATCTGGGCCAGTGTTGgtgatgataaattggtGAAAATTTGGGGTTCCAAATGA
- the PDI1 gene encoding protein disulfide isomerase (Putative protein disulfide-isomerase; antigenic in human infection; soluble protein in hyphae; induced by filamentous growth; protein present in exponential and stationary growth phase yeast cultures; flow model biofilm repressed) — protein sequence MKFWTYSTKVLATLLAVVSITHASGPTDGDAVADPNSAVVKLTSENFASFIEENPLILAEFFAPWCGYCKMLGPEYSKAADSLNESHPKIKLAQIDCTEDEALCMEHGIRGYPTLKIIRDGDSKTAEDYQGPREAAGIADYMIKQSLPAVQFPETFEELDTLIDAQTKPFVLQINPTEDGNATFNKVANQKRKDYVFINVEDKQIIKDLNKKFKNVDITGKKPSYLVVQPKQFDEVAKFDGKKIDAESLTEFIGVEAVPYFGEINQDTYMTYMTSPLPIAYYFYNNAEQREAIADDLTKLGKKYRGKLNIVGLDASLFGRHAEVINMDPEVVPLFAIHHISDNKKFGVNQTDYPEGPSFKVIEKFVADYFADKLTPIIKSEPLPTEEEKSANPVVKLVAHNYKDVLEQTDKDVFVKYYAPWCGHCKKLAPTWEELAEIFGSNKDDAKVVVADIDHTNNDVDVPYNIEGYPTLLMFPANGKVDEKTGIREPIVFEGPRELDTLIEFIKEKGALNVDGAELKAKLDEQKATKEDEEVEEEKEEEEEEAPVEDKENVEHDEL from the coding sequence atgaaattttggACTTACTCAACTAAAGTGTTAGCTACTTTATTAGCTGTTGTCTCTATTACTCACGCCAGTGGTCCAACCGATGGTGACGCCGTTGCCGATCCAAACAGTGCTGTCGTTAAATTGACTTCAGAAAACTTTGCCTCCttcattgaagaaaatcCATTGATTTTGGCCGAATTCTTTGCCCCATGGTGTGGTTACTGTAAAATGTTGGGACCAGAATATTCTAAAGCTGCTGATTCCTTGAATGAATCCCATCCAAAGATTAAATTGGCCCAAATTGACTGTACTGAAGATGAAGCCTTGTGTATGGAACATGGAATCAGAGGTTACCCAACTTTAAAAATCATTAGAGATGGTGATAGCAAAACTGCTGAAGACTATCAAGGTCCAAGAGAAGCTGCTGGTATTGCCGATTACATGATTAAACAGTCTTTACCAGCTGTTCAATTCCCTGAAacttttgaagaattggataCTTTAATCGATGCTCAAACTAAACCATTTGTTTTACAAATCAATCCTACTGAAGATGGTAACGCAACTTTCAATAAAGTTGCTAAtcaaaagagaaaagatTACGTCTTTATTAATGTTGaagataaacaaattatcaaagatttaaataaaaaattcaagaatGTTGACATCACCGGTAAGAAACCAAGCTATTTGGTGGTCcaaccaaaacaatttgatgaagttgCCAAATTTGATGGTAAGAAAATCGATGCTGAATCCTTGACTGAATTCATTGGTGTTGAAGCAGTTCCATACTTTGGTGAAATCAACCAAGACACTTATATGACTTATATGACTTCTCCATTGCCAATTGCTTACTATTTCTATAATAATGCTGAACAAAGAGAAGCCATTGCTGACGACCTTACCAAGTTGGGTAAGAAATACAGAGGTAAGCTCAATATTGTTGGTTTAGATGCTAGCTTGTTTGGTAGACACGCTGAGGTTATTAATATGGACCCAGAAGTTGTCCCATTGTTTGCCATTCATCATATTTCTGATAACAAGAAATTCGGAGTTAACCAAACTGATTACCCTGAAGGTCCATCATTCAAAGTCATTGAAAAGTTTGTTGCTGATTACTTTGCTGATAAATTGACCccaattattaaatcagAGCCATTACCAACAGAAGAAGAGAAGTCAGCTAATCCAGTAGTTAAATTAGTGGCCCACAATTACAAAGATGTTTTGGAACAAACCGATAAAGATGTTTTCGTCAAATACTATGCTCCTTGGTGTGGTCATTGTAAGAAATTGGCTCCAACTTGGGAAGAATTGGCTGAAATCTTTGGTTCTAATAAAGATGATGctaaagttgttgttgctgataTTGACCatactaataatgatgttgatgttcCATATAACATTGAAGGTTACCCAACTTTATTGATGTTCCCAGCTAATGGTAAAGTCGATGAAAAAACCGGAATTAGAGAACCAATTGTTTTCGAAGGTCCAAGAGAATTAGATACTTTGATCgaatttattaaagaaaaaggggCATTGAATGTTGATGGTGCTGAATTGAAAGCTAAATTGGATGAACAAAAAGCTActaaagaagatgaagaagtggaagaagaaaaggaagaagaagaagaagaagctCCAGTTgaagacaaagaaaatGTTGAACACGATGAATTGTAG
- the ZCF29 gene encoding Zcf29p (Zn(II)2Cys6 transcription factor; mutants sensitive to caffeine and menadione, resistant to fenpropimorph; Hap43-repressed; mutants have decreased CFU in mouse kidneys and defects in filamentous growth; Spider biofilm induced) gives MGQKRNRISKVCDFCKRRKVKCDLGNPCSMCVKYKKSPCVYSEQPTEAPKSKQRKPRVVKSEITNNNDTSSGVASNGSSNSGYTNSSASTAVSIPSSMTYANSYAIESNNNNSTGVSINNSQSCPTLFQSATTVGGGSAIVHNELSFLKEKLKSLEDSILSKQDTSQGNNNAVISSSCSPNDSVHSQKPYFIPSLTNTPIDSTSLLGINPVASDTETINFYRGYNGTTDKEPLQKRNHGPLSWIALTKSDNAMRTLWAHIHIVKEQIRARMLAISDNAPQVDKEFTEKAIYDEGQDNLRPFRDAVEKDPKKPPTPATVTHLKNNSQSQMSLNQKAMCLGLSFYRGGLDQELELVEKIRLVLPKQEIIWLLFKRFFTHLYTALPILDEVVLKEELQKLIGPEDYSQSRVGVKIEKKLDFAYLGILLLVLRLSYVSLFSYDLSINENYFTTDDPSPKAQQTKYLLNNPINIDVVSVAQECFNQFNIMRNCNMTLMQLALLTRIYHQVAPEDGDGIDGGDSQIFTGMLVQMAYSLGLHRDPDNVPDSSKDQKLNNLGRKIWYMVLVQDFSNAMSSGSMLCVNVDSFDTKIPFYVPGNENVIDVEVEKIACSCFPNLESTYNPLCELLNMILRVKGEVKMIDLSKKMKLMENHFKDKYRHFTSPSEDSRNSMPATLKKKIFFSGNLFMVSIYMHIFNYYESKQNVELSFFYLKKMFVTTIFETMPYFTEYVTNTNDVFNSGSDIIAIPGYESVAHKSLIVIAAIYLRLMYRIRMFKIRYDHNTRMNSDAIEDEEYKAHFNKLIKCSDLLIECREIFRCGLAKLSNRYYYAWRVTKAQNFIGSMITDKFFESYKPKCVHNGYSTEMITELIYILESTLDRVREMKKLRKLHQKQMKNQSHSKQVLQKSHYHQSYQSQPQQQSQSQQQPQSQYRSQSHSWNGTGANPQYSYGDQNSLGERNPSLDQTSMASNTSSDVDINDYKTNDEIDSIWLQMMNLKNQDTIGTPGNTQFGGGGSGNWTTSFQADQSNMTFPQVSNNPAGGNVANVSLGQGSELASGSNDMGHVNYTNNAGGPGTNSLFNPLPNLPNTLIDMNNLFENVPLDELFKDFS, from the coding sequence ATGGGTCAAAAAAGGAACAGAATTTCAAAGGTTTGTGATTTTTGCAAGCGAAGAAAAGTCAAATGTGATCTTGGTAATCCATGCTCTATGTGTGTTAAATATAAGAAGTCCCCTTGTGTCTATTCAGAACAACCTACAGAGGCACCCAAGTCTAAACAGAGAAAGCCAAGAGTAGTTAAATCAGAGattaccaataataatgatacaAGTAGTGGTGTTGCTAGCAATGGTAGCTCAAATAGTGGGTATACAAATAGTTCTGCATCAACTGCAGTATCGATTCCCAGTAGCATGACATATGCAAACTCTTATGCgattgaatcaaataataacaacagcACTGGTGTCAGCATAAATAATAGTCAATCCTGTCCTACATTGTTCCAGAGTGCTACAACTGTTGGTGGAGGTTCTGCTATCGTGCACAACGAACTATCGTTTTTGAAGGAAAAACTCAAGTCATTAGAGGACTCTATATTACTGAAACAAGATACACTGCAGGGCAATAATAATGCTGTTATCAGTTCAAGCTGTAGTCCAAACGATTCTGTGCATAGTCAGAAGCCGTACTTTATTCCTTCGCTCACAAACACGCCTATTGATCTGACTTCGTTATTAGGTATAAATCCGGTGGCATCTGATACggaaacaatcaatttctaTCGAGGTTATAATGGAACTACGGATAAAGAGCCTCTTCAGAAACGAAATCATGGACCATTGAGTTGGATAGCCTTGACAAAATCAGATAATGCCATGAGAACCCTTTGGGCTCATATTCATATTGTGAAGGAACAGATCCGTGCACGGATGCTAGCTATTTCCGACAATGCTCCTCAAGTAGACAAAGAATTTACGGAGAAGGCTATATATGATGAAGGACAAGACAATTTGCGACCATTTAGAGATGCTGTGGAAAAGGATCCCAAAAAGCCCCCAACCCCTGCTACTGTCACACATTTGAAGAACAATTCACAGTCACAGATGTCGTTGAATCAAAAGGCAATGTGTCTCGGCTTACTGTTTTATCGAGGAGGATTAGATCAGGAATTGGAacttgttgaaaaaatcagaTTGGTTTTGCCAAAGCAAGAGATTATATggttattatttaaaagatTTTTTACCCATTTGTACACTGCGTTGCCTATTCTTGATGAAGttgttttgaaagaagAGTTGCAGAAGTTGATTGGGCCAGAAGATTATTCCCAATCTCGAGTGGGTGTTAAAATCgagaaaaaattggattttgCATATTTGGGAATCTTATTACTTGTTCTTCGTTTAAGTTATGTTTCGTTGTTCTCGTATGATTTGTCTATTAACGAGAATTATTTTACTACGGACGACCCATCACCTAAAGCTCAGCAaaccaaatatttattgaataacCCAATTAATATTGATGTAGTCAGTGTTGCTCAAGAATgttttaatcaatttaatattatgaGGAACTGCAACATGACCTTGATGCAATTGGCATTACTTACGAGAATTTATCACCAGGTTGCTCCAGAAGATGGTGATGGTATTGATGGGGGTGATTCCCAAATTTTCACTGGTATGTTAGTGCAAATGGCTTATTCCTTGGGGTTGCATAGAGATCCGGATAATGTTCCAGACTCCAGCAAAgatcaaaaattaaacaatttgggaagaaaaatttggtATATGGTTCTCGTTCAGGATTTTAGTAATGCAATGAGTAGTGGCAGTATGCTTTGTGTTAATGTTGATTCGTTTGATACTAAAATACCTTTCTATGTTCCCGGTAATGAGAATGTGATTGACGTTGAAGTTGAGAAAATAGCTTGCAGTTGTTTTCCAAATCTTGAAAGCACGTATAATCCTTTATGTGAACTTTTGAATATGATTCTTCGAGTTAAAGGTGAGGTCAAAATGATTGATTTGAgtaaaaaaatgaaattgatggaAAATCATTTTAAAGATAAATATAGACATTTTACGTCACCATCCGAAGATTCGAGAAACTCAATGCCCGCAacattaaagaaaaagatatttttttccGGTAATCTTTTCATGGTATCGATATATATgcatattttcaattattatgaATCCAAGCAAAATGTTGAATTGtcgtttttttatttgaagaaaatgtttGTCACAACGATTTTTGAAACCATGCCATATTTTACTGAATATGTGACCAATACCAATGACGTGTTCAATTCAGGTTCTGATATTATTGCTATTCCAGGGTACGAGTCTGTGGCTCACAAATCATTGATTGTTATTGCAGCAATCTATCTTCGTCTCATGTACCGTATTCGAATGTTTAAAATTAGGTATGATCATAACACTCGGATGAACTCAGATGCAATTGAGGATGAGGAGTATAAGGCACATTTCAATAAGCTAATTAAATGTAGTGACTTGTTGATTGAATGTCGTGAGATATTTAGGTGTGGTTTAGCCAAGTTGTCCAATCGTTACTATTATGCTTGGAGAGTGACCAAGGCACAGAACTTTATTGGTTCAATGATAACAGACAAGTTTTTTGAAAGCTACAAGCCGAAATGTGTGCATAACGGTTATTCAACAGAAATGATTACTGAGTTGATATATATTTTGGAAAGTACGTTGGATAGAGTGAGagaaatgaagaaattaagaaaattgCATCAAAAGCAGATGAAGAATCAGTCTCATAGTAAACAAGTGCTCCAAAAGCTGCATTATCATCAACTGTACCAACTGCAGCcgcaacaacaactgcaaCTGCAGCAACAACCTCAATCTCAATATCGATCCCAAAGTCATTCATGGAATGGAACTGGAGCTAACCCTCAGTATTCATATGGGGATCAAAATCTGCTTGGTGAGAGAAACCCATCCCTTGATCAAACTTCAATGGCGTCAAATACTAGTTCTGATGTTGATATCAATGATTACAAGACCAATGATGAGATTGATAGTATTTGGTTgcaaatgatgaatttaaaGAATCAAGATACTATTGGGACACCGGGAAATACCCAATtcggtggtggtggtagtggtaaCTGGACAACAAGTTTCCAAGCTGATCAATCAAACATGACCTTTCCTCAAGTATCAAATAATCCTGCTGGTGGGAATGTTGCTAATGTGTCACTTGGACAAGGATCAGAGTTAGCTAGTGGAAGTAATGACATGGGTCACGTCAATTACACTAATAATGCTGGTGGACCCGGTACAAATAGTTTATTTAATCCTTTGCCCAATCTTCCAAATACATTGATTGATatgaataatttatttgagAATGTTCCGCTCGATGAGTTGTTCAAAGATTTTTCCTAG
- a CDS encoding uncharacterized protein (Putative pyridoxamine 5'-phosphate oxidase; planktonic growth and early-stage flow model biofilm induced) has product MIHQHFQPPWVAPFDESVKAELSVTKNDPPFTSFQLATIDSETGYPQNRTLVYRGWLFDNKDSSVLTFATDKRMSKYKELLHNDKCEAVFYFSRIKKQFRLRARARVIDEQNPPLDLINVLNQEEETERQISTDITQELNRQWSNLSKSLKKSFKKPPPKSVMSDENAKLISSIHRGVDGKNIDYGLKNFALVGLFIDYVDYYDLEKDKRFIYQLDENHQWFEQEVCP; this is encoded by the coding sequence ATGATTCACCAGCATTTCCAACCGCCCTGGGTAGCTCCATTTGATGAAAGTGTTAAAGCAGAACTATCTGTAACCAAGAATGATCCCCCATTCACCAGTTTCCAACTTGCGACGATCGACTCCGAGACGGGTTATCCCCAAAACCGAACTTTGGTGTATCGTGGATGgttatttgataataaagatTCAAGTGTCTTAACATTTGCTACTGATAAACGAATGAGTAAATACAAAGAATTGTTACATAATGATAAATGTGAAGCAGTGTTTTATTTCAGTCGGATAAAAAAGCAATTTCGACTTCGTGCTCGAGCAAGGGTAATTGATGAACAAAATCCTCCtcttgatttaattaatgttctcaatcaagaagaagaaacagaaCGTCAGATATCTACTGATATCACCCAAGAATTAAATCGTCAATGGTCAAATCTATCGAAATCACTCAAGaaatctttcaaaaaacCACCTCCAAAACTGGTAATGAGTGATGAAAATGCAAAATTAATAAGTTCGATTCATCGTGGTGTCGATGGGAAAAATATCGATTAtggattgaaaaattttgccTTGGTCGggttatttattgattatgttgattattacgatttagaaaaagataaaaggtttatttatcaattagATGAAAATCATCAATGGTTCGAACAAGAAGTTTGTCC
- a CDS encoding uncharacterized protein (Protein of unknown function; transcript detected on high-resolution tiling arrays; Spider biofilm induced), whose translation MFHHFQSHRFLIGSTKLLFFFFLSLSFTFFKLCSYSIATSPSVYQFLFNLLLLFFFFFLLFHSSIVARYSCLYNINCIILKLLISDTSVENLSCLFYFIPQTKSSSQLVTSYGLQGSYFLFKKKIK comes from the coding sequence ATGTTTCACCACTTCCAATCTCACAGATTTTTAATAGGGAGTACAaaattacttttttttttttttctctctctttcttttactttttttaaGCTTTGTTCTTATAGTATCGCCACTTCACCAAgtgtttatcaatttcttttcaatttgttgttgcttttcttttttttctttcttttgtttcattcatcaattgttgcCCGATATTCTTGCTTATATAACATCAATTGCATCATATTGAAGCTTTTAATACTGGATACCTCAGTTGAAAATCTCAGTTGTTTATTTTACTTCATCCCTCAAACCAAGTCATCTTCTCAATTAGTTACGAGTTACGGGTTGCAGGGGtcatattttctttttaagaaaaaaataaaataa
- a CDS encoding uncharacterized protein (Ortholog of C. dubliniensis CD36 : Cd36_72910, C. parapsilosis CDC317 : CPAR2_704100, Candida tenuis NRRL Y-1498 : CANTEDRAFT_113193 and Debaryomyces hansenii CBS767 : DEHA2E23100g): protein MSIITNPLYRPLFEVLKSARNGIVYGGKLRFSHALVINLLYRSGPIVPRLKSVLEATKDHAQVLAAFAIIYKACVMILKQDAFLGDKNLGLIKFIAGSFGSWIVYSQHFNFFHGGITHQITLYCFSRVVLALSKILLDKYLNCFQPGFRNYQGELIHYKDLNNQQQKKLKNIVYNKSWKYFAVLTWGLVMLIYDYQPQYLQSSLRHSMAYIYDVEMDTWSNWREFLGV from the coding sequence ATGTCAATCATCACCAATCCGTTATATCGTCCACTTTTTGAAGTTCTTAAATCTGCCAGAAATGGTATTGTTTATGGGGGTAAATTAAGATTTCTGCATGCACTAGTGATAAACTTATTATATCGATCGGGACCCATAGTGCCTCGTTTAAAATCAGTATTGGAAGCCACCAAAGACCATGCTCAAGTGTTGGCTGCATTTGCTATTATATATAAGGCATGTgtgatgatattgaaacaaGATGCATTTTTGGGTGATAAAAACCTTggattaatcaaatttatcgCAGGGAGTTTTGGATCATGGATTGTTTATTCTCaacatttcaattttttccatGGTGGTATAACTCATCAAATCACATTGTATTGTTTCAGTAGAGTGGTTTTAGCATTGAGTAAAATTCTTTtagataaatatttaaattgcTTCCAACCAGGATTCAGAAATTATCAAGGAGAATTGATCCATTACaaagatttaaataatcaacaacaaaagaaattgaaaaatattgtttataatAAACTGTGGAAATACTTTGCCGTATTGACATGGGGATTAGTGATGCTTATATATGATTATCAACCACAATACTTGCAAAGTTCTTTGCGTCATAGTATGGCCTACATTTATGATGTTGAAATGGATACTTGGTCTAATTGGCGAGAATTCTTGGGAGTTTAG
- a CDS encoding uncharacterized protein (Ortholog of C. parapsilosis CDC317 : CPAR2_704140, C. dubliniensis CD36 : Cd36_72870, Lodderomyces elongisporus NRLL YB-4239 : LELG_05208 and Candida orthopsilosis Co 90-125 : CORT_0G04320), with the protein MGKDTNKPVVTKLPLDKALLLINKKITTVPFYNKVHIIKSESQNDDNNSSNDRIPFDSLNTRTTLISNCANLYQIILNEYTNRFNSNNNTEDSQNNKGGTHIEAIPMENIPNGEYHGNKLTFNANNGIIELWINNNSFMKIPNLKNKYDNKKGGGKQGKEGQFIKLSKITSNLRHEEFIMKYKIDLKVNNSLSLTNQLIKSEFKYIIELLFDNVQCIIYNDQPLPPQTLKDDNNMDIDNHDSNTPTSENIFKIIKSPELQPMINLEQYDHHQQTEQGIGLDEFEKYELLTLFTNFNYNQNILKDQYYNDLPHFNSQNKHEEDDNTLYVCSKHSLLNVSSHLLTLETINDWQIISFHYRNKYHLLIYKNPSNNNDVYVYEVDRRNQ; encoded by the coding sequence ATGGGTAAAGATACTAATAAGCCAGTAGTAACAAAACTACCGTTGGATAAAGCCTTATTGTTAATTAACAAGAAGATTACTACGGTTCCATTTTACAATAAAGTTCATATCATCAAATCAGAATCTCAAAATGACGACAATAACAGCAGTAATGATAGGATACCTTTTGATTCGTTAAATACTAGGACAACTTTGATTTCCAATTGTGCTAACTTatatcaaatcattttAAACGAATATACCAACAGGTTCaacagtaataataatactgaGGATAGCCAAAATAACAAAGGTGGAACACATATCGAAGCCATACCGATGGAAAATATCCCCAATGGAGAATATCACGGGAATAAATTGACATTTAACGCTAATAATGGAATAATCGAATTATggattaataataattcgTTTATGAAAATCcccaatttgaaaaataagTATGATAATAAGAAAGGAGGAGGGAAACAAGGAAAAGAAggtcaatttattaaattatcgAAAATTACATCAAATTTAAGACACGAAGAGTTTATAATGAAgtataaaattgatttgaaagtgaataattctttatctttgacaaatcaattaattaaatcagAATTCAAATACATTATTGAGTTGttatttgataatgttCAATGTATTATATACAATGATCaaccactaccaccacaaACTCTAAAAGATGACAATAATATGGATATCGATAACCATGACAGTAATACCCCCACCAgtgaaaatattttcaagaTTATTAAATCTCCTGAACTACAACCAATGATAAATCTTGAACAGTATGatcaccaccaacaaaCAGAACAAGGAATTGGTTtagatgaatttgaaaaatatgaattgTTGACATTGTTtactaatttcaattataatcaaaatattttaaaagatCAGTATTATAATGATTTGCCGCATTTTAATAGTCAAAATAAAcatgaagaagatgacaATACACTTTACGTTTGTTCAAAACATAGTTTACTTAATGTTCTGTCACATCTTTTGACTTTGGAAACTATTAATGATTGGCAGATAATTAGTTTCCATTATCGTAATAAATATCATTtgttaatttataaaaatccatcaaataataatgatgtcTATGTCTACGAGGTTGATAGAAGAAATCAGTAA